Proteins from a single region of Lates calcarifer isolate ASB-BC8 linkage group LG19, TLL_Latcal_v3, whole genome shotgun sequence:
- the adgrf3a gene encoding adhesion G protein-coupled receptor F5 isoform X3, whose amino-acid sequence MYYYKLTIDNNAIGNITEILTSISYDSVQVDNIQKTTICETDKEKKCTCKSGHKWSNKVCETNAKCCGNNECTFSENSTHMCVSNNTVTITGSVTIKGVVYESCLADKGSQDYMSCNDKLLNRMKEVYSTLEGFDILKISKYRVGSIIVDFEMTIVSDIKPQDLIDRSENLAKNLTASLKLETTGVLHLSMPDNPVKYDSNHKLKCTSQEEFEGVSPEWTLKNHGKVSIITNGTESEITSVPRETTLILKNITEVWEGEYTCTYNQKNESFTISHIARAVMDVSLLPNIDITTDPPFPLCTSVDGLLNVIGRCEIRKSDEAYKVNWTSSIIKSAITQSKPFNSSEETVAYEAKTIVGCNSSVLPLTCTFENRLNQTREATVNINIIRVGEKYCEAEGDWKVTKVGYTAMINCINADGKRLRQCTGTEMKGKWEEESSDCVNWELSSVLQSANIVDIGLGILDENAALVFSRLENVTNNTNTINSYANMNASVQVLSTLGNKLNNINNDSTVNDVLESSSNLLEKSLQNSWTRKTNEGNLSLAEIYLSSVEKLIKVTNLTEGKKKTNIEVETFNNTDSRCTNIVFNVTVKLCDGIKGVVKTAGFQQLQLYLPHKNDTDQLNSIVVSTTTEEEENPVEVRIKFPLISPRPRNVMMRCVYWDNKTRDWSSEGCRWEHSSNNDTEGECICNHLSSFAILMAKYPVEIPGMNEITIVGLSISVLSLILSLLIELTVWSAVVKTHTLYLRHTAHVNISLCLLVADCCFLASSEPSELPLIWCQTFVVLKHFCYLAMFFWMLCLSITLLHQAVFLFHSVSKKNYLRFSLVLGYVCPLLIVTITFLTNKGGAEGAYFTHDTCWLVYSGLLQGSIHTFLIPVGIIVFVNVFSMLVVIMKLLNHPKNADKSQENEKAAAKTVMRSVVLLTPIFGITWVFGFGVTLLDLTYGNLAYAVNYAFTLLNAFQGLFILLTTCLGDKLTREALLKHLKKSAPASISDSTTKLESTWKK is encoded by the exons ATGTATTACTACAAGCTGACAATAGATAACAACGCAATTGGAAACATAACTGAGATACTGACATCTATCAGTTACGACTCAGTCCAAGTTGACAACATTCAAAAGACAACGA TCTGTGAGACTGACAAGGAGAAGAAGTGTACCTGCAAGTCAGGCCACAAATGGAGTAATAAAGTTTGTGAGACTAATGCAAAGTGTTGTGGCAACAACGAATGCACCTTCTCCGAAAACTCGACTCACATGTGTGTTTCAAACAACACAG TTACAATCACAGGATCTGTTACTATAAAGGGAGTGGTGTATGAAAGCTGTCTGGCAGACAAAGGGTCTCAGGATTATATGTCTTGTAATGACAAATTGTTAAACAGG ATGAAAGAAGTGTACAGCACTTTGGAGGGATTTGACATCTTAAAAATTTCCAAATACCG tGTTGGAAGCATCATTGTAGACTTTGAAATGACCATTGTCTCTGACATCAAGCCACAAGATCTGATTGACAGATCAGAAAACCTGGCCAAAAATCTGACAGCCTCACTTAAACTGGAAACTACAG GTGTTCTCCATTTAAGTATGCCAGATAACCCTGTGAAATATGACTCCAATCACAAACTCAAATGCACATCACAGGAGGAGTTTGAAGGTGTCTCTCCTGAGTGGACGCTGAAAAATCATGGCAAAGTATCCATCATAACTAATGGCACAGAGTCAGAGATTACATCAGTGCCACGTGAGACCACACTCATCCTCAAAAACATAACAGAAGTCTGGGAGG gAGAGTACACATGTACCTACAATCAAAAGAATGAATCATTCACCATATCCCACATAGCCAGAGCTGTGATGGATGTCTCCCTCTTGCCAAACATTGACATCACCACAGATCCACCGTTTCCACTTTGTACGTCTGTAGATGGTTTACTGAATGTAATAGGCAGATGTGAGATAAGGAAAAGTGATGAAGCTTATAAGGTGAACTGGACAAGCAGTATCATCAAAAGTGCAATAACTCAATCTAAACCTTTCA ATTCCTCTGAAGAAACAGTTGCTTATGAAGCCAAGACAATAGTTGGCTGCAACTCATCTGTGCTACCGCTAACATGCACATTCGAGAACAGGCTCAACCAAACCAGAGAAGCTACAGTCAATATCAACATCATTCGTG TTGGTGAGAAGTACTGTGAAGCTGAAGGTGACTGGAAAGTCACCAAAGTTGGATACACTGCAATGATAAACTGCATTAACGCAGATGGAAAAAGACTAAGGCAATGCACAGG cactgagATGAAGGGAAAATGGGAAGAGGAGTCGTCAGACTGTGTGAATTGGGAATTGAGTAGTGTGCTGCAAAGTGCAAAC ATTGTGGATATCGGACTTGGCATACTGGATGAAAATGCTGCACTTGTATTTTCCCGCCTTGAGAATGTCACTAATAACACAAATACTATCAATAGTTACGCCAACATGAATGCATCCGTTCAAGTACTCTCGACCTTGGGTAACAAgctaaataacataaataatgacTCAACAGTGAAT GATGTCCTGGAATCATCCAGTAATTTGCTGGAAAAGTCTCTTCAAAATTCTTGGACAAGAAAAACCAATGAGGGCAATTTGTCATTGGCTGAGATATATCTGAGCTCTGTTGAGAAATTAATCAAGGTGACAAACCtaacagaaggaaagaaaaaaacaaatatcgAGGTAGAAACATTCAATAACACAGACTCGAGATGTACCAACATTGTGTTCAATGTCACAGTCAAGCTTTGTGATGGAATAAAAGGCGTTGTAAAAACAGCCGGATTTCAACAACTCCAGTTGTACTTGCCCCACAAAAATGACACAGACCAGCTTAACAGCATTGTTGTTTCAACAACtactgaagaggaagagaatcCAGTTGAGGTTAGAATTAAATTCCCACTGATCAGTCCGAGGCCTCGCAATGTTATGATGCGTTGTGTCTACTGGGACAACAAGACCAGAGACTGGTCATCAGAGGGATGTAGATGGGAGCATTCTTCTAATAATGATACTGAGGGAGAATGTATTTGCAATCATTTGTCCTCATTTGCCATTCTAATGGCTAAGTATCCAGTGGAGATTCCTGGGATGAATGAGATAACAATCGTGGGTCTGTCTATATCAGTCCTGTCTCTAATCCTCAGTCTCTTGATAGAGCTGACCGTCTGGAGTGCTGTGGTTAAAACCCACACTTTGTATTTACGCCACACTGCTCACGTTAACATTTCTCTGTGCTTGCTGGTTGCAGATTGCTGTTTTTTAGCATCTTCTGAGCCAAGTGAGCTTCCACTAATCTGGTGTCAGACCTTTGTGGTGTTGAAGCATTTTTGCTACCTGGCCATGTTCTTTTGGATGTTGTGTCTGAGCATCACACTTCTTCATCAAGCAGTTTTTCTGTTCCATAGTGTGAGCAAGAAAAACTACCTGAGGTTCTCATTAGTCCTGGGCTATGTATGTCCTTTGCTTATTGTTACCATCACATTCCTCACCAACAAGGGCGGTGCTGAAGGGGCCTACTTCACCCATGACACCTGTTGGCTGGTTTACTCTGGACTTTTACAGGGGTCCATTCACACATTCCTCATACCAGTCGGtataattgtttttgtcaacGTGTTCTCCATGCTGGTGGTCATCATGAAGCTTTTGAATCACCCTAAGAATGCGGACAAAtctcaggaaaatgaaaaagcagcTGCCAAAACTGTCATGAGGTCAGTTGTTCTTCTGACTCCAATCTTCGGGATCACTTGGGTTTTCGGGTTTGGTGTAACACTGCTTGACCTGACGTATGGAAACTTGGCCTATGCAGTCAATTACGCCTTTACCCTGCTGAACGCATTCCAG ggtttgttcattttgttaACCACATGCCTGGGAGACAAGCTG
- the LOC108887061 gene encoding sodium-dependent multivitamin transporter, with product MGVCVYTPAFALNAVTGFELWGTVLATGLVCTLYTTMGGLKAVIWTDVFQTVVMFAGQLAVIMVGVQRTGGVSEVWRKVWEGNRISGLDLNPDPTERHTFWTLGVGGIFLMLSLYGVNQAQVQRYLSSRTEKEAVRSCYMVFPSLQLALALSCVMGLVMFARYCGEDPSDKLGTSSRDAMVIYFVMDMLQGLPGLPGLFVACLFSAALSTISSAFNSLATVTMEDLIKPYFPAMSESRATLLSKALAASYGLLCLAMAYLTHLMGDSVLQVALKIFGMVGGPILGLFSLGMFFPWANSTGAVAGLGTGLAVAFWVGIGSIFTRSSGARPLPPDCTAILNTTTAIHTALSNVTLSQPTGLKRFYSLSYMWYSAFNCFTVILIGLIISFLTGPMKEEDVTPGTIYPLLGKLLCFLPEHLKKKLCCVTPLGQTLSSHQMQPAQHKENNGLGFQQEDGLSQEEAESFLPDGHTPSVEHETTV from the exons ATGGGAGTCTGTGTGTATACTCCTGCCTTTGCACTAAATGCAG ttactGGATTTGAATTATGGGGAACAGTGCTGGCCACTGGCCTTGTGTGCACATTGTACACAACAATG GGTGGTTTGAAGGCTGTGATCTGGACGGATGTCTTTCAGACTGTTGTGATGTTTGCAGGGCAGCTGGCTGTCATCATGGTGGGGGTGCAGCGAACTGGAGGGGTGTCTGAAGTTTGGAGGAAAGTCTGGGAGGGAAACCGCATATCTGGTCTGGA CTTAAACCCAGATcctacagagagacacactTTCTGGACTCTGGGGGTCGGTGGGATCTTCCTCATGCTGTCTCTGTACGGAGTCAACCAGGCTCAGGTCCAAAGATATCTCAGCTCACGCACAGAGAAGGAGGCTGTCAG GTCGTGCTACATGGTGTTTCCCTCCCTGCAGTTGGCTCTGGCTCTCAGCTGTGTGATGGGACTGGTCATGTTTGCACGTTACTGCGGAGAAGATCCCTCCGACAAGCTGGGCACCTCCTCGAGGGATGCA ATGGTGATATACTTTGTGATGGATATGCTGCAGGGTCTGCCTGGACTGCCTGGACTGTTTGTTGCTTGTTTATTCAGTGCTGCTCTCAG CACCATCTCCTCTGCCTTTAACTCTTTGGCCACTGTGACAATGGAAGACCTCATCAAACCATATTTCCCTGCCATGTCAGAATCCAGAGCAACCCTGCTGTCCAAAGCCTTAG CTGCGTCCTACGGGCTGCTGTGTCTGGCCATGGCCTATCTCACTCACCTCATGGGTGACTCAGTTCTACAG GTGGCTTTAAAAATCTTCGGGATGGTCGGTGGTCCTATTCTCGGTCTGTTTTCTCTCGGGATGTTCTTCCCCTGGGCCAACTCCACT GGAGCGGTGGCAGGTCTGGGCACCGGCCTGGCTGTAGCTTTCTGGGTCGGCATCGGCAGCATCTTCACTCGTAGCTCCGGCGCGAGGCCGCTGCCTCCTGACTGCACAGCCATCCTCAACACGACCACCGCCATTCACACTGCACTCAGCAACGTCACTCTGAG CCAACCCACTGGACTGAAGAGGTTTTATTCATTGTCTTACATGTGGTACAGTGCATTTAACTGCTTCACAGTCATTCTTATAGGCCTGATCATCAGCTTTCTCACAG GCCCTATGAAAGAAGAGGATGTAACACCAGGAACAATCTATCCCCTGTTAGGGAAACTCCTTTGTTTTCTGCCTGAACACCTCAAAAAGAAGCTCTGCTGTGTGACTCCTCTGGGACAGACA CTTTCATCACACCAAATGCAGCctgcacaacacaaagaaaacaacgGGTTGGGTTTCCAACAGGAGGACGGACTATCACAGGAAGAGGCCGAGAGTTTTCTTCCTGATGGTCACACACCTTCTGTGGAGCATGAAACAACAGTGTGA